Genomic window (Nitrospira sp.):
AGCGGCAGAGTAGCACGCGATATAGGTATCGACGAATCGGAACTCAGAGATTGCTTTGTCGATAATTGGCTTGGATGCTCGTTGAAGGTTAGCTCGAATGAAATCTGTAACAAAAGATACGCCTATCTCGTACTCCGTTGTGTCGTTTAGGCGAGACACATGCGTCGCCCAAATTCGCCCGGAGGTAATCATACCGATGAGCCCACGCACGTCCGTGTAATGATATATGACTTTGGCTGGGTTCTCAGAGATCAACTTGGCCAGTTCTTGTCGGACCGATTCCCCCCATCTATCCATGGTTGCACAGCGGCCTTCGAGCTCAGCGTCATCCATTGCTACATTGCTCGTCCAAAGTGAACATAACAAAGCTCGGCGGATCCAAGTAAGAACGGGATCTGCCATGTTCCATTGCGTAGCAACCTACCATGAACGTGAACAATACCCCATCATCGATGGTGGCACAATGAGTGACGGCACATCGACCATGTATCACGGATTCATATGCGGATCAGCGTAAGAAGCCTCTTTTTGGTAGCGGGCGGTCATGTACTTCTGCTTTGGGTCGGAGACCGATGGTCGAAGACCGCCAGGAGCTGCCAGTGGTTAGCGGCAGCTCATGGGCATTCCATTACCTTGGTACGGCCCAGAAGCCTATTGCGCCGTCTGGAAACTGATCAAGAAATCGGTCGGGCTTGGCTTGATCGTCTAGGTTCTTGCGACGTGGGGCAGCGACACTCTCAATAGAAGATTCAGGGGAAAGATTGTGGTCGCGCCGCAGTACCTGGACTTCCTTAACTATTACTCTCCGATCAGTAAAGGCCCTGGGAGATTCGGAAAGGTCCCAATCAGACACAAATCTGGCCCTCAGGATCGGGGAAAGAATTTGAGCGAATGCGATCGCTTGAGCGAAGGTCAAGCGACGGTTCGTCGTTCCGCATAAGCCACGTCTTCGTGAAAAGGGATCATCACATTGGACAAGAGATGCGTCTGATGTCTGCGCATGAGAAAAGCATACATGGGGATCGCTTGTTGACCGCGATCAGGCCCCGGTGGCAGACGAGTCCTCTTTCTTAAGCTTCAGCGTTTGCTCAAGCTTTGAGTCCGTGTCGAGCAACTTCACCGAGGTTGCCTCAATTAGAACCACCTGGAACTTTCCATCAAGCGTCTCACCCTCCTGCAGGATATAGAGTTCTCGGCCTTTGCCCAGAAACGCCTTCTGCACGCCGTTCTGATTGACGTAGCCCAGATACCGGTACTGGGCCATCTGCTCTCGGAGTTGTTGGAGTCGCAGCGCCTCCTGTTGCTTGGCGAGTTCTTCCGGCGAGGGAGGAGGCGGAGTCACGGGAGCCGGCGGGGTGGCTGGCACCTCAGCCACCATCGCCGGCGGCTTTCTCTTCCGGGCCGCGATCCTAGCCTCCGTGTTCTGCGGGTGCGACACCGTAGTGCCCGCAAAGAGATTCCTGGTGGGGGTGACGGGCAGATCCCGGACCGGCGGTTTGAGCGAGCGAACCTCCCAGCGATCGGTTGTCCCGTTTGCTGACTTCGTCCGGGCCACCGATCCTGACGTATATGTGAGCGGCACTTCTTGCTGGGACTGAACCGTCAGCACATTGACATACACCATGGCCACCCACACCGCGAGTAACCCGCTGAACCCCATCCATTTCTTGCGAGCTGTCATCGGTTCCGCCTCGATCACACCGCCTCGTGCCGGAGATAGGTGGTCACTGTGATATTCACGACCACTCGTGTGGCCGCCGTCTCTCGCATGTGTTCTCCTGCCACATCCAAACTCTCGATGACCAGATAACGCTCGGCCGTTTCCAAGCGATGCACAAATCGATAGATCGCCGCATAATCCCCCGTGGCTCGGAATGCCATCGTAGCCTTGACGAGCTGAGGCCCGTCCTTCTTCTGCATGTCATAGCTCATGCCTGGAATCGTGACCTGTTCGCGTTTGGCCAGTTCCGAGACGGCCAGCGCCAACGATGAAAATTCTGCGCGCGTCGGCAACGCAGCGCGCTCGGTCTCCAGCTGTCGCTGCGCCGCTCGCACTTGCACCTGTTGGGCTCTGGTCTGCTGCAACGCCGTCTGGACCTGCTTCGCCGAGTGGTACGCCCGCTCGATGGCGTCCAGACGCGCTTCAGCCGGCTTCAATCCGTAGACATAGCTCACGACGGCGACGGCGACGGAAAGCCCGGTGAGGACCGTGAGCGGCAAGAGCCGCCGCAAGGCCGCCTTTGGCACGGTGACGACGGGGAAACTAGGAAACCTCATGCGAACCTCTTTTCCCACCCATCCCGCGATACTGCACGGTCACCGAGAAGTCCACGCCCGAGCTGTCCCGTACACCTCTCCCGGCGGAACCGGAAGACTCGCTGAGGTCATGGCGATGGAGGACCGGGTCGTGAAAGCCGGCGTGGGCCTGCAATGCGGAGAGGAGCCGCTGTAACGTGTCCATACCGGTCACATGGCCAGTGATCGTGAGGGCGGAGGTATTCCCATCCCGCTGAATACGGCTGACCGAGATGCCACTCGGCAGGGCCTCTTCCAAGTCAGCCAGCAACTGCGTCCACGAAAAGTCCCGCTTCTCGGCCAGCTGATTCACCACGCGAATCTCCTGCTGGATCCCCGCCACCTGCGCAGCGGAGAGCGTGAGCTGGTCCCGTTCCAGTTGTGCGGTAAATGCTTGATTGAGCGCCGTCGTCCGCTCCCCGGCTTCGGCGTACCGAGTCGCGTCGTCGTCGATGGCCTGTCTCGTCATCCACATCATCGCCGTGAGCAGGCTGGAGCCAAGGAGGAGACCAGCCAGTCCCCATTGAACGCCGCGCAGCACGGGCAGACAGCCCGGCGCAATGGAAAGCGAACGGGATGGCACGCCCACGCGTGGAGCAAAACGGAAGGTCGCTGTAAACAAGTGCCTCATCGTCGTGTCAGGCCGCCAACAGCGCGGCCACGACTCCCAACGGAGCCGGCTCGGGAACGGCCACCGCACTCACTACCGATACCGTCGTCCACCCTGCACGCGTCACCGGGACCGTCCAGTGAGGATCCTCGGAGAGCATCCAGACATCCGTTGCGTCCCGCGCCGACCAGGACTCATCCCCGGATGGACCTTCTTCAACTAAGTACAGCGGGGTCACGCGAGCCCGATCAGGATGCTGAGGCGGGTCATCCTGGGAAAAATAACGCAACGTCTGGAGCAACGCGGTCTTGAGATCACCCGTCGTCGGCCGGATCGGCTTGACACGCAGACGAACGGGCCGCCCCTCCTGAAGAGCGAGCACGATCAACGCCTCAGCCGTTCGATGGGCGACGTAGAGGTGGGCCTCCGTGGGAAAGACCGACCGGGCCAGATGCAGGAGATGGAACGTCGACCATCCCATGGTCACAGGCAGCAGGTGCGCCGCCTCACAGACATGATGGTACTGATCCAGAATAATCTGCCGAATCGCCACCACCAGAACCGACACCGCCCTCGCGGGAGGGTCTCCCTGAGGACTACAATGCCAGCGCAGCGTCAGATCCGGCGCCGTGAGGTGTTCCTCTTGACGAAGTCGCCAGCGCAGCAGCGCCTCTTGTTCCGTACGAGCCGCGGGGAACGTTTCAAAATGCAAGAGCGCCGGCGTTCCGCAGGCCATCGGAAGATCGATCGCCACCGTTCGATCGCGTACCCCTTCCAGGAGCGCGTCGACTTCCTTGGCGACCGCAGCGGGATCAGCCATATTCGGTGTCGTCGAAGAGGGAACCAGCAGGCCGGCCTGGAACGCTCGGCTCGCCACACGCACCACGATTGGAGGCTGTCTCCACCGACGACGGACTTCGATGAGATCAAGCCCGTGAGCCCGGAAGCTGAGGCCGAGCCGTGGGCGATGAATGGGAAAGAGGGAGCGAATCATGCCTCACCCCAAAAACGTCATGCGGTTGACTTCTTTCATCGTGGTCTCCCCCGCCAAGATCTTGGCGATCCCCGCCTCCCGCAGACTCGTCATCCCGGCATCGAGTGCAGCCTGTCGAATCTCGGACGGGGGTTTCTTCTCGAGGATGAGATCCTTGATCCGGTCCGTGACCGGAAGAAACTCCGTGATCGCATGGCGCCCACGAAACCCCAACCCGTGACAGTCCACGCAACCTTTATCCCCATAGAGGACCTTGCCCACGAACAGGGTCGGGTCGAATCCGAGTTGCACGCACTGGTCCGGGCTGACTGTGATCGGGACCTTGCAGGACGCACAGAGTTTCCGGACCAGGCGTTGCGCCATGATGCAGTTCAAGGATGCCACGAAGTTGTAGGGCTCGATCCCCATGTTTACGAAGCGTCCGATCACGTCGAACGCATTGTTCGCATGGACCGTCGTAAAGACGAGGTGGCCGGTCAGGGCGGATTGGATGGCGATCTGCGCCGTTTCGGCATCGCGAATTTCGCCCACCATGATCTTATCGGGATCGTGGCGCAAGATTGACCGGAGCCCCTTGGCGAAGGTGAGACCCTTTTTCTCGTTCACCGGAATCTGCACCACGCCTTTCAACTGATACTCCACGGGATCTTCGATCGTGAGTACCTTGTCTTCTTTGGTATTCACTTCGTTGAGGGCGGCGTAGAGGGTGGTCGTCTTGCCGCTCCCCGTCGGGCCGGTCACCAGCACCATCCCGTAGGAGGCCGTGATCGCCCGGCGAAATCTGGCCAAATCCTCCGGCTTCAACCCCAGCGAGTCGAGGTGCAGCCCTTTGTTGGCTGCCGTGAATTCTTCCTTCGCCAAAATACGAATGACGACCGATTCGCCATAGACACTGGGAATGATGGAGACGCGAAAATCAATGGTCCGTTGCTCAATACGCAGCTTGAACCGGCCGTCCTGCGGCACCCGGCGCTCGGCGATATCGAGTTCCGACATGACCTTGATGCGGGATACCAAGGGATTATGAAATCGGAGGTCGAGCGGCTCCATAGCGAGATAGAGCACCCCATCGATCCGGTATTTGACTTCTGTCACCCCATCGGCCGGCTCGATGTGAATGTCGCTGGCTCGTTTCTGCAACGCATTCTTCACGATGGTGTCCACGAGGCGGACGATCGGGCTCTGATCCTGCGGGATCGTTTCCTGCGACAGCACTTCTTCGCCCTGCTCGTTCTCGTGAATGAGCACCGGACGAAACTCTTCGGTGATCCGCGCAACGACGTGGCTGTTCCGCTCGCTCTCCTTGAGCGCGTCGGCAATCGCGCTGGGCGGTGCCACACAGAGCGAGAGGTCTCGTCCCAACAAGCGCTCGAGCAGGTCCAATGTCTTGAGGTCGGTCGGGTCCGAGACGGCGATCGTCAGCACCCGGTCGCGGTCGTCCAGCGGCACAAACCCATGTTGCCGCATCCAGTCCACCGGGATGGTGGGAAAGGCATCGAAATCGACGCGGTAGTCCTCGAGCCCACGGTAGGGCACTCCAGCCTGTTCGGCCAACACTTCCGCCAGGCTGGCTTCTGACAGGAGTCTGTCCTCAGCGATCAAACGGGCCAAGGTGCGCGGCGAGCCCTGCGCGCGCAACGACAGCTCGTCGAGCTGCTCTGTCGTGAGCAGATCGCGACGTCGAAGGATGGCGGTCAAGGTATCCATAGTCCGGTGCGTTTATGGAAGCCGGAGCACGTCACCGACCATGAGGGCATCGCCGACTCGACCATTGACCCTACGCAACGCCTTGATGGTTGTGTGATGCTTCCGAGCTAACGTCCACCAACTCTCACCCGGTTGCACCGTGATCCACGAGGGTCGCGGCCGCTGGTCGTCCTCGCCAAGACGATGCACCGCCGGGATCATGCCGTGGGTCTTCTCATGGTTCCAGGCAGAAGCGGGGCGACGGACACTGAGTGCCGGCTGGCTCGAAAGGGCTGCGGCCATCAGGTCACCTGATGACGCTGCTGCAGCCGGCGGCGGACGACTGATCTGGGCCATCGCTGCCTTGATGGTCCCCAGTTCCTGGCTCAGTGACGCCACCGTGTGGTGCAACGCCGTCAGATCATGTTCCTTGTCACTCGTTGGCACGGAGGCCTGGACCGGTCGTTCATGTTCCATCTTCATCGCCGTTAGTTCACGGTCACGGGTATCAAGAGCTCGCTTCGCCTCCACGAGCGCCTGATGCGACTCCCCGTTCTCCTGTCGCAACTGGACCACGGAGGTGCGCAGGTCATGGAGCTCCGCCTCCTGCTTCGCGGCAGCGATGCGAGTCGCGGCCAGCTCGGCTCGGAGCGCGGTCAATTCCTTCTCACGCTCCTGCATCAACTGCAGCGCGCGCTCCGCCTCGTGGATGCCATGGAGCACCGGCACCTCTGACGCGGTGGCACATCCCCCGAGCGTCGCGCCCATCAGCACGATTCGCAGAGCCACGTGAGTCTGTGTTCCACCGGTCCGCATGGGCTACCACTCGTTATAAGGCTTGCCGTCGATGATGGACACGAATGGACTTCCACTGTGCACGTCGAAGATCCCGCTCTCGACGGAGTCCTGGATTGCCTGCCACGTAGTGGTGGATCCCGTGAGCGGATCGGTCGGTACGGACCGAAGATATCCAGCTGTGACCAGATCAGTCAGGGCTGACGGATACGTACCTTTATCGGCTCGGTATTTGTCGATCACATCGCGCAAGGTAAACAGGGTGTGTTTGAGCGCCGTCTCCCGTGCCTTGATGACACTCTGCTGATAGTTTGGCACCGCCAAGGTCGCCAGAATCCCGACGATCGTCACAACGCTCATGAGCTCCACCAAGGTGAATCCCGCCGCGCTCGTCAACACGGCCTGATGCGATACAGGCCCGCCCGCCCGTTCGACCTTACTGCACATGAATCACCGCCCGCTGAGTACTGACCGGCTCCGCTGCATCATGTGAAGAAGTAGCCAGCGTTAACGTCGCGTCACCCCTGCTCTTCCCTCGGAAGAAGACCAACGCCAGCACTCGACTCCCTGTTTCGCTCGTGCTCGGTCGCCGCACCGTGAGGATCACTTGTCCGTCCATCGCACGAGCGGAAATCGCCGCTGCGCCTGGCTCCACTCGACGGTATTCCACCAGCTTCGGATCATAGGCGACCGTCACCAGTGATTCCGATAGGGACTCAAGTGCCATGGTCGAGAGATCCACACGAAACTCCTGGCCTACCATGGCCGATATATCTGAGGTGTTAAAGGTAATCAGCCCTGGAGCACGCTCAACGCGCTCAGATGACGATACAGAACCCTTCGTTTCATTCGATGACGTGGTTGAGCCTGCGACTCCCAGCCCCAGTATTGATGCCATTGGGGCAGGCGGCATGCCTATTCGTGTGGCTGTGGCGGGAGATACTGTCTCACCACTAGCTGGCGGATCCACCATCGTTTTGAGCGTCGTTGATTCCTGATCAATCGACGTCACCGGTGGTCCGACTTCCGTCGATGCTGGCGCCCTCAATGAGGAAGGCTGCTGTACCTCCACGCCCCCTGGAGCGGCAGCGGACGAGTGGATATGTTGTATTTGAGATACGGCCCGTGCACGCGGAGCATAGAGTTGGGTGGTGGCATAATTCTGATCGGTGCCCGACCAAAAGGCCTGGTTCGCGATTGGAGGCGTGGTCAAGCTGCGAACGATCCGAGGCGTAATGGTCAACACCACTTCCGTTTCGACCCGATCCACCGTGGTCGCCGTCAGGAGCTCCCCGAGGTATGGAATGTCGCCAAGGATAGGGACCGTCGAGCGGTTTTTGCGATCCTCTCCCTGAATGAGTCCGCCTAGCACGACCGTTTCGTCGTTCCTCATCATGAGGAAGGTCTCCGCTGCACGTGTGCCAAATTTAAACTGCTTTATTTCCGGACTCGCCTGCAAGATGACTTGATCGCCCAGCCGCGTCACTTCGATCTTCAGCTTCATCGCGATCTCATCCAGTGCGTTGATTGACGGTTCCACCGTCAGCTTGACCCCGACATCCTTGTACTCGATCGAGGTGACGGTGGACGTGGTCGGAACGGCGCCGGTCGCCGCCTGTCCGGGCAACACATTGGTCGTGGATAACAGAATCGGCTGCTTGTCACCCACACTGATCGCCGCGGCCTTGTTGTTCAGCACCCGAAGCTTAGGGGAGGCCAATGTCCTCGCGTCGGACTGTTGCTTGAAGAAATCAGTCAGCATGCTGGCAGGAAGTGTGAAGAGATAGCTCTGCGGGTTCAGGGCCATCAGCTGGTTCAGGTTGAACGTGGTGGGTGCTGTGGAAATGCCGCCCGTCCCATTCGTGATCCCGAATCCCAGTTGCTTGGCAAAGTTAATCCCATATTTCATGCTTTTGGTACGATTGACCTCCAACACTTCCACATCCAGTTCAACCTCAGGCTCACGTTGATCGATGGCGAACAAGAGCTTCTCGGCCAGATGGAGTTTGGCCGGCTCATCGCGGATCACGATGGCATTGACCTTGTCATCGACATGGATCTTTTTACTGTCGAGCATCGTCCGGACCAAATTGACGGCATCCTTCGCCTTCGCATTCGCCAGGTAATAGGTCCGCATCATCAGATCTTGATACTGGGCCTGCTTCTGAGTGCTGTTGGGCATGACCAGAATCGTATCCGGGGCGACCCGTTGCGCAACCAGCCCGTTGGTGTTCAAGATCAGATGCAGCGCTTCATCGAACGGCAGATCCTTGATGAAGATCGTGATGGGATCGTCACGCACCTCCTTGTCGAAGAGGACATTGACGCCGGCCGTTCGGGCCAGGATTTCAAACACCTCTTTTAGCTTAGCCTCCTGAAAGCGAAGTGTGAGGGGTTCATCCGAGTGGCCGAACGTCTTCGCCGCCCGCTGTTGTTTCGTGAGCTCCGTGATGCCGTCCAACGCGGCCGTTTGAGTTGGGTCAAGCTCCACCGCCCGTTCCAAAGCCGTGAGCGCTTCTTCTACACGCCCGAGATTCTGCAGTTTTTTGGCAGCCTGAAGCTGTTCCTGGCTCTCCTTCAGTCGGAGCGTATCGGCGATCATTGCATGGTACTCGGCCTTGGAGGGGTCGAACCCGAGGGCGATCTTAAACTCCTGGAGCGCCTCCGGCAGCCGATGGTTCTCAAACGCCAGTTTGCCGAGGGCATAGTGGTCTGCCGCGGCAGCGGTCTTCGCCTGGTCAAGCTGCCGTTGAATCTTCTCATCAAACGGCGCTTTGCGCTGCGCGTCTTGATAGGCCACTACCGCCTGATCCCACTTGCCTTCACCAGCTAAACGGTTGGCTTGCTTGAGCTCAGGAGACACACAGCCGGCCAGGGTCCCTAATACCACCAGCCCAATGCCGACTGTTTTGGAGTGCTGCATAGTGTATTTCATGATGTGGTTGGCTGGTGTCAGGACGTCCAAGGCTGACCGGTCCCCTTCCCACAGGTCCCACAGAGGCTGCTGCGTACCAGACCAGTTCATCATGGATACCATCGAGTTGACACACGAAGCCGTATGGAACCTCTATCGGTAAAACCATGAGAAACCTGACTCCGGCATCAATCCGCATCATTCATCATAGTTTTTCACGAAACTGGGGAGACGCCATGTGAGACGGGCACGTGGCGCAAGAGGGATCAAGACATACTTGAAACAGTATGTCGCGGTCAGGAGGAGCGAGCCTGCCCGCCTCCCCATAGCGAAACCGCGGGCAGCCATGTCGCAGTGACGTATCGGCGGTTGCAGTAGCAGGCGTCAAGAGCCAGCGATTTCTGGCCACAGTTCCGGTGCGATCGTGCTACTGACTTGGGCTCGAGGGCTATCTGCGCACCTTGGCCCACTTGACCACCGAGATTCGTCAGGTCGCCTCCACCATTGAGAGCCAGGCTGCGGCCGACCCGCAGGCTCAATTGCTGCAAACGGTGCCGGGCATCGGCGCCTACTCGGCGTTGCTCATTATGAGTGAGATCGGGGACATTCAGCGATTTCCCGACAGTCGCCGGCTCTGCTCGCATGCCAGACTCGTGCCGTCCGTGCATGCGTCGGGTGGAAAGACCCGCTTGGGGCGGCTGCCGAAGCAAGGTTCGTCGTGGCTCCGGTGGATTCTGGTGGAGCTCTCTGTGCACGCGATCAACGGTGCGCCTCAGTTCCGCTCGCTGTACTACCGAGTCGCGAAAAAACATGGCGCGAATACGGGGCGAGTTGCGGCGGCACGAGCGATGTTGAAGGAGATCTATGCGATGTTGACGAAGCAGGAGCCGTTTCGTCCGATCGCGAAGGGGTTCCCCGGTCAGCGCCCTGGGGTCATGGTCCACTGAGGAATGCCTCCGTGAGGCCCCGAGACTTGATTGCGCGACCGGGTCCCATTACATTTTGGGCCATGAGCCCGCTCAGGTGACTGACTTGTCGTCCACAGAGACGCGCAAGGACCCGGATTGTCGATGGTTGAGTTCGCCCCTTGACAGCCGTTTTCATAGGTGACCCATATTGCGTTGGATTGAAGCCGAGCGAGAGTAGAACTCCCGAAACAATCTCGCCTCGATAGATCCTATCCGTCAGTTTCCGCTGAAATCCCAAATATCCTGAGCCAAACGGTTCAAGTTCACGACTGTTGGATGAACCTCTAGCACATACACATTAGCCCTCTTCTTGTTCGTCGATTGATCCTTCATAACAGGATATTGAAAAATCAATGCTCAACTTAGCCAGTTTCTGAAGAAATGATGCATCAAATGCTAAATTGCACTGATCCTGCCACGTTACATTCAAATCTAATTCAATTGACGTGGCGCCGCATGAGCGCAAGCTGTCAATATGTAGACTCAAAACATCTACGATCCATTGCTCCGGCAATATTAGCCCAGGTTTTGTTTGACTATTAAATGGTGCTTCCAGTACTGCACGACCATAGGGAATCGGTTGACCACGATACCGACCAACGTTCCCTATTTCGCCTGGTTCGTTCTTTCTGGCAAAGTACAGATCTGTTTTCTTCTCTGCCAGATAAGGCGAAAAAGTCTCACCTGAGATCCAACAGCTTGCACGGATCAGTACCATAACTATTCTCCTAGTTGTCCATACGTCGTAATGGGTACATCTGTTTGAACGGTTCTTCCTGTGATGCGATCTTTAAATGCAATATTTCCTGCTCTATCTACACCGATATCAGGATTTTTCATACCATGAAGGTCTTTTAGATCGACTGTCATCGACTTCTTTATAGCGTGTACCTCTTTCTCCGCCACACCGAGTTGTTGTGCGAGTCCGTTTAGCGATGGAAACTTTACATTACCTAGCACTTTAGATCCCTTCAGCTGACCCAACGCTGCGGCCGTGAGAGATTCGAACCGCGATTGTGGTTTCAACGTCAATGGATCGTGTCCGATGACTAGTCCTGCAATGCTACGCCCCAAGGCCATAACAGGATTGATAGCTGTTGCGATCTCCCCCACTACACTGGGCTCGGCCATCTCCAAACCCCTGTTGGGTCCAGTCCCAGCCAGAGAATGAGACAGCCGGGCGGGTAGCGGTGACCGTGACTTCCGGGACGTCGAGGACGTCCGCACCGAATGGCGAGCTGTTGAAGAGCGTTCCACCCACAATGAGGCCGAGTCCAACTCGGTCTCCGCCGACGCCGTCGAGGGCCCAGGAGCAGGAGAAACAGGTGGGGTATACGGACTGGAGAAGGTGTACGGCTCCCGCCCGAAGAACGTGTCCTGGTCTGTTCTCCAACCGGTCATAGCGGCAGAACAGCGGTGGTGCACGAAGCCCTGGGTGCCGGGATGGCGTGCGACAGGATCCACCTACCGCCAATCACGGCATCGGGCAGGATACAGGGGAGCGGGCAGCAGGGTTTCGTTTCACGTGAACAGTGAGCTGGGTGGGCCCTCTTGAGCATGTCGTACACGGGCTGACGCGCCACCCCACGCATCGCCCTAGCGCGCGATAGCCTACAGACATGTCGAGTCTCGCAAATAGGGCATCCGTGCGCGTCTGGGGTCGCACAGAGGGAACTGCGGCCTTACCCCATGCACGCGTCACGATCCGAGCTCACCTGGCCCGCAACTGCTGGTGTGTACAGTCAAGAACCGACCCTGATTCGCTACGCAGGAGCCCCACGGGGGATTCTGGTGGTCTACAGAATTGCGTTGGACGCAATGGGTAAGCAAGTCTGTCGTATCGCAAGACTTAACACTAA
Coding sequences:
- a CDS encoding type II/IV secretion system protein, whose amino-acid sequence is MDTLTAILRRRDLLTTEQLDELSLRAQGSPRTLARLIAEDRLLSEASLAEVLAEQAGVPYRGLEDYRVDFDAFPTIPVDWMRQHGFVPLDDRDRVLTIAVSDPTDLKTLDLLERLLGRDLSLCVAPPSAIADALKESERNSHVVARITEEFRPVLIHENEQGEEVLSQETIPQDQSPIVRLVDTIVKNALQKRASDIHIEPADGVTEVKYRIDGVLYLAMEPLDLRFHNPLVSRIKVMSELDIAERRVPQDGRFKLRIEQRTIDFRVSIIPSVYGESVVIRILAKEEFTAANKGLHLDSLGLKPEDLARFRRAITASYGMVLVTGPTGSGKTTTLYAALNEVNTKEDKVLTIEDPVEYQLKGVVQIPVNEKKGLTFAKGLRSILRHDPDKIMVGEIRDAETAQIAIQSALTGHLVFTTVHANNAFDVIGRFVNMGIEPYNFVASLNCIMAQRLVRKLCASCKVPITVSPDQCVQLGFDPTLFVGKVLYGDKGCVDCHGLGFRGRHAITEFLPVTDRIKDLILEKKPPSEIRQAALDAGMTSLREAGIAKILAGETTMKEVNRMTFLG
- a CDS encoding PilN domain-containing protein, with amino-acid sequence MFTATFRFAPRVGVPSRSLSIAPGCLPVLRGVQWGLAGLLLGSSLLTAMMWMTRQAIDDDATRYAEAGERTTALNQAFTAQLERDQLTLSAAQVAGIQQEIRVVNQLAEKRDFSWTQLLADLEEALPSGISVSRIQRDGNTSALTITGHVTGMDTLQRLLSALQAHAGFHDPVLHRHDLSESSGSAGRGVRDSSGVDFSVTVQYRGMGGKRGSHEVS
- the pilO gene encoding type 4a pilus biogenesis protein PilO, translated to MRFPSFPVVTVPKAALRRLLPLTVLTGLSVAVAVVSYVYGLKPAEARLDAIERAYHSAKQVQTALQQTRAQQVQVRAAQRQLETERAALPTRAEFSSLALAVSELAKREQVTIPGMSYDMQKKDGPQLVKATMAFRATGDYAAIYRFVHRLETAERYLVIESLDVAGEHMRETAATRVVVNITVTTYLRHEAV
- a CDS encoding prepilin-type N-terminal cleavage/methylation domain-containing protein, with product MTSAAGFTLVELMSVVTIVGILATLAVPNYQQSVIKARETALKHTLFTLRDVIDKYRADKGTYPSALTDLVTAGYLRSVPTDPLTGSTTTWQAIQDSVESGIFDVHSGSPFVSIIDGKPYNEW
- a CDS encoding LysM peptidoglycan-binding domain-containing protein, with amino-acid sequence MALRIVLMGATLGGCATASEVPVLHGIHEAERALQLMQEREKELTALRAELAATRIAAAKQEAELHDLRTSVVQLRQENGESHQALVEAKRALDTRDRELTAMKMEHERPVQASVPTSDKEHDLTALHHTVASLSQELGTIKAAMAQISRPPPAAAASSGDLMAAALSSQPALSVRRPASAWNHEKTHGMIPAVHRLGEDDQRPRPSWITVQPGESWWTLARKHHTTIKALRRVNGRVGDALMVGDVLRLP
- a CDS encoding IS110 family transposase; this translates as MTTEIRQVASTIESQAAADPQAQLLQTVPGIGAYSALLIMSEIGDIQRFPDSRRLCSHARLVPSVHASGGKTRLGRLPKQGSSWLRWILVELSVHAINGAPQFRSLYYRVAKKHGANTGRVAAARAMLKEIYAMLTKQEPFRPIAKGFPGQRPGVMVH